A genome region from Marasmius oreades isolate 03SP1 chromosome 5, whole genome shotgun sequence includes the following:
- the GSK1 gene encoding Glycogen synthase kinase 1, variant 2: MRLVSHPNVVDLRAFFYSNGDKKDEVYLNLMLEYVPETVYRASRHYAKLKQPMPMLQIKLYMYQLLRSLAYIHSVGICHRDIKPQNLLLNPATGVLKLCDFGSAKILVAGEPNVSYICSRYYRAPELIFGATNYTTNIDIWSTGCVMAELMLGQPLFPGESGIDQLVEIIKVLGTPSREQIKTMNPNYMEHKFPQIKPHPFSKVFRPRTAPEAIDLVAKLLEYTPGARLCAIEAMVHPLFDELRAEGARMPNGKEFPPLFNFTREELSVRPDLIRRLVPSHCETELGSRNIVLDNFVPIPLEQMKITLD, encoded by the exons ATGAGACTAGTTTCCCATCCGAACGTTGTAGACCTTCGAGCATTTTTTTACTCTAACGGGGATAAG AAGGACGAGGTTTATTTGAATCTCATGCTGGAATATGTGCCGGAGACTGTTTATCGCGCCAGTCGCCATTATGCCAAACTCAAGCAGCCCATGCCTATGCTACAAATCAAGCTATATATGTACCAGCTTCTACGGTCTCTCGCATACATTCACTCTGTCGGTATTTGCCACCGGGACATCAAACCTCAGAATCTGCTGTTGAACCCGGCGACAGGGGTTCTTAAATTATGCGACTTCGGTTCCGCCAAAATACTTGTTGCTGGTGAACCGAACGTCAGCTACATTTGCTCGAGGTATTATCGTGCCCCAGAACTTATTTTCGGTGCCACCAACTATACAACCAACATAG ACATCTGGTCGACGGGATGTGTGATGGCGGAGCTGATGCTGGGCCAGCCTTTGTTCCCTGGAGAGAGCGGCATCGATCAGCTGGTAGAGATTATTAAGGTTTTAGGAACCCCCTCCAGGGAACAAATCAAGACGATGAACCCTAACTATATGGAGCACAAATTCCCACAAATCAAGCCCCATCCCTTCTCGAAA GTCTTCCGACCACGGACTGCCCCTGAAGCTATAGATCTGGTGGCCAAATTGCTTGAGTATACTCCTGGAGCACGATTGTGTGCTATTGAGGCTATGGTCCATCCACTTTTCGATGAGCTGCGGGCCGAAGGCGCCAGGATGCCCAACGGAAAGGAGTTCCCACCGCTATTTAACTTCACTCGCGAAG AATTATCCGTGCGACCGGACCTAATTCGACGCCTTGTTCCATCACACTGTGAGACTGAGCTGGGCTCGCGTAACATTGTGCTGGACAACTTTGTACCCATACCACTGGAGCAGATGAAGATAACGCTGGATTGA
- the GSK1 gene encoding Glycogen synthase kinase 1 (BUSCO:EOG09262KXK) encodes MANHGPINGVKISPIDDPHKVVKVVATDGKSGDTREISYNNCKVIGNGSFGVVFQAKLVDSPKENEDIAIKKVLQDKRFKNRELQIMRLVSHPNVVDLRAFFYSNGDKKDEVYLNLMLEYVPETVYRASRHYAKLKQPMPMLQIKLYMYQLLRSLAYIHSVGICHRDIKPQNLLLNPATGVLKLCDFGSAKILVAGEPNVSYICSRYYRAPELIFGATNYTTNIDIWSTGCVMAELMLGQPLFPGESGIDQLVEIIKVLGTPSREQIKTMNPNYMEHKFPQIKPHPFSKVFRPRTAPEAIDLVAKLLEYTPGARLCAIEAMVHPLFDELRAEGARMPNGKEFPPLFNFTREELSVRPDLIRRLVPSHCETELGSRNIVLDNFVPIPLEQMKITLD; translated from the exons ATGGCAAACCACGGACCGATAAATGGCGTCAAGATTTCAC CCATTGACGACCCTCACAAAGTCGTCAAGGTCGTAGCCACCGACGGCAAGTCGGGTGACACACGGGAAATCTCGTATAACAACTGCAAAGTCATCGGGAATGGGTCTTTTGGTGTTGTTTTCCAAGCGAAACTTGTAGACTCCCCGAAGGAAAATGAGGATATAGCCATCAAGAAAGTTTTGCAGGATAAGCGGTTCAAA AATCGTGAATTGCAGATAATGAGACTAGTTTCCCATCCGAACGTTGTAGACCTTCGAGCATTTTTTTACTCTAACGGGGATAAG AAGGACGAGGTTTATTTGAATCTCATGCTGGAATATGTGCCGGAGACTGTTTATCGCGCCAGTCGCCATTATGCCAAACTCAAGCAGCCCATGCCTATGCTACAAATCAAGCTATATATGTACCAGCTTCTACGGTCTCTCGCATACATTCACTCTGTCGGTATTTGCCACCGGGACATCAAACCTCAGAATCTGCTGTTGAACCCGGCGACAGGGGTTCTTAAATTATGCGACTTCGGTTCCGCCAAAATACTTGTTGCTGGTGAACCGAACGTCAGCTACATTTGCTCGAGGTATTATCGTGCCCCAGAACTTATTTTCGGTGCCACCAACTATACAACCAACATAG ACATCTGGTCGACGGGATGTGTGATGGCGGAGCTGATGCTGGGCCAGCCTTTGTTCCCTGGAGAGAGCGGCATCGATCAGCTGGTAGAGATTATTAAGGTTTTAGGAACCCCCTCCAGGGAACAAATCAAGACGATGAACCCTAACTATATGGAGCACAAATTCCCACAAATCAAGCCCCATCCCTTCTCGAAA GTCTTCCGACCACGGACTGCCCCTGAAGCTATAGATCTGGTGGCCAAATTGCTTGAGTATACTCCTGGAGCACGATTGTGTGCTATTGAGGCTATGGTCCATCCACTTTTCGATGAGCTGCGGGCCGAAGGCGCCAGGATGCCCAACGGAAAGGAGTTCCCACCGCTATTTAACTTCACTCGCGAAG AATTATCCGTGCGACCGGACCTAATTCGACGCCTTGTTCCATCACACTGTGAGACTGAGCTGGGCTCGCGTAACATTGTGCTGGACAACTTTGTACCCATACCACTGGAGCAGATGAAGATAACGCTGGATTGA
- a CDS encoding uncharacterized protein (BUSCO:EOG09260KIY): MSSVHNSPSGGSYVCDTLPAPRLAPESTKPLPIHLNHHTTEEELDEEQVSSMVQERGAEQHFKEMASVSFPPAGRKLCVRHQRMADEGTNLKLQQSLDRLPVGERESVSTIWSIFSSSSHPRRALILQGLLTMCCFSQLSLLTEQLAHLIRIDPFTVFPREVSLKVLGYLDATSLCRASQVSKRWKKLADDDILWRGICEQHIGTKCHKCGWGLPVLENQRRYLHSVSPCPSPDLSSMKRSLEDVSGTFMPSLKRQRSEPTPKSPQEPCAEYSPFSANECKVASSSSILTAEVPPKRDGTRPWKDVYSERMTIERNWRRGRCKVRTLKGHKDGVMCLQYSETLSHPAFPVLITGSYDSTAKVWNLETGVVLHTLEGHTAPIRALQFDNCKLITGSMDTTLKVWDWRRGKCIRTLTGHTQGVVCLNFDSNVLASGSVDASIKVWNLRTGHAFTLRGHRDWVNSVQLWDSNSGTSCVTSSASACDAPGSPQMDPGKMLFSASDDGSIKLWDLTLRTCVRHFVGHVAQVQSMKLLLADECGSSSESAQDPDSDSELLDVDMSSSSSSPSTPPPFGEQQSDVVPAFLKKLKAKTPVLISGSLDNTIKVWDIETGKTVKTFFGHIEGVWGVAADKMRLVSASHDRTIKVWNREDGRCISTLVGHAGSVSCIALGEDKLISGSDDHTIKVWSFA, from the exons ATGTCTTCTGTCCACAACAGCCCATCTGGGGGGTCTTACGTTTGTGATACTCTTCCTGCTCCGCGCCTCGCACCAGAAAGTACCAAACCTCTTCCCATCCATCTGAATCATCATACGACCGAAGAGGAGCTGGACGAAGAACAGGTTTCATCCATGGTCCAAGAAAGGGGAGCAGAGCAGCACTTCAAGGAAATGGCGTCAGTCTCGTTTCCACCCGCAGGAAGAAAGCTTTGCGTGCGTCATCAACGGATGGCCGACGAGGGGACAAACCTCAAACTACAACAG TCTTTGGACAGGTTACCCGTTGGCGAAAGGGAGTCTGTCAGCACTATATGGtccatcttctcctcctcatcaCATCCTCGACGGGCTCTCATCCTTCAAGGTCTCCTCACAATGTGCTGTTTCTCCCAGTTATCGCTCCTCACAGAACAACTGGCACACCTTATTCGGATCGACCCTTTCACTGTCTTTCCTCGTGAAGTTTCGCTGAAAGTTCTTGGTTACCTCGACGCTACATCGCTATGTCGAGCATCCCAGGTCTCGAAGCGGTGGAAGAAGCTTGCAGATGATGATATTTTATGGCGAGGTATCTGCGAACAACATATTGGGACCAAATGCCACAAATGCGGTTGGGGATTACCTGTACTCGAAAATCAACGAAGATACCTTCATTCTGTGTCTCCCTGTCCATCACCGGATCTCTCGTCCATGAAGCGATCTTTGGAAGATGTATCCGGAACGTTTATGCCTTCTTTGAAGCGTCAAAGGTCGGAACCCACGCCAAAATCCCCTCAGGAACCTTGTGCCGAGTACTCTCCATTCTCTGCAAACGAGTGCAAGGTTGCGTCCTCGAGCTCGATTCTAACAGCAGAAGTTCCGCCGAAACGTGATGGTACACGACCTTGGAAGGATGTTTACAGCGAAAGGATGACGATAGAACGGAACTGGAGGCGCGGAAGATGTAAAGTGCGGACCTTGAAAGGACACAAGGATGGCGTGATGTGTCTACAGTATAGCGAAACATTAAGCCATCCTGCCTTTCCCGTCCTCATCACAGGCTCTTATGACTCTACAGCAAAGGTCTGGAATCTGGAGACTGGCGTAGTGTTACATACGCTTGAAGGTCACACCGCGCCGATCCGGGCGTTGCAGTTTGATAATTGCAAGTTGATCACCGGAAGCATGGACACAACGTTAAAAGTTTGGGATTGGAGAAGAGGTAAATGCATTCGAACTTTGACGGGACATACTCAGGGCGTCGTCTGTCTCAACTTTGACTCGAACGTATTGGCAAGTGGAAGCGTCGATGCCTCTATAAAAGTGTGGAATCTACGCACAGGGCACGCTTTCACACTTCGTGGACATCGCGATTGGGTCAATTCTGTGCAATTGTGGGATTCCAATTCCGGGACATCCTGTGTTACTTCTTCTGCATCAGCGTGCGACGCCCCGGGTAGCCCTCAGATGGACCCAGGGAAAATGCTTTTCTCCGCCTCCGACGACGGCTCAATCAAGCTGTGGGACTTGACGTTACGAACTTGTGTTCGACACTTTGTTGGTCATGTCGCACAAGTTCAAAGCATGAAGCTGCTTCTCGCTGATGAGTGTGGTAGCTCCTCGGAATCTGCTCAAGATCCTGATTCTGATTCCGAACTACTCGATGTCGATAtgtcctcctcttcgtcttcccCGTCGACTCCTCCGCCCTTTGGAGAGCAACAATCAGATGTTGTGCCCGCGTTTTTGAAGAAACTAAAAGCAAAGACGCCGGTGCTCATCTCTGGTAGCTTGGATAACACTATCAAGGTGTGGGACATCGAAACTGGGAAGACTGTCAAGACGTTCTTTGGTCATATTGAGGGTGTTTGGGGAGTTGCTGCGGACAAGATGCGGTTGGTCAGTGCCAGCCACGACCGCACAATCAAG GTTTGGAACCGTGAAGACGGACGATGTATATCGACATTGGTCGGTCACGCAGGCTCCGTGAGCTGCATTGCTCTAGGAGAAGACAAACTAATCTCTGGAAGCGATGACCATACCATCAAAGTCTGGAGCTTCGCTTGA
- the ATG8 gene encoding ubiquitin-like protein atg8 (BUSCO:EOG09265BTA), producing the protein MRSKFKDEHPFEKRKAEAERIRQKYPDRIPVICEKADKTDIPTIDKKKYLVPSDLTVGQFVYVIRKRIKLAPEKAIFIFVDEVLPPTAALMSAIYEEHKDEDNFLYVSYSGENTFGSESWTSEI; encoded by the exons ATGAGATCTAAATTCAAAGACGAACACCCATTCG AGAAACGCAAGGCAGAAGCAGAGCGTATTCGACAGAAATACCCCGATCGTATCCCG GTCATCTGTGAGAAGGCGGATAAAACCGACATCCCCACAATTGACAAGAAGAAATATCTTGTCCCTTCT GACTTGACCGTGGGCCAATTTGTTTATGTTATTCGGAAACGTATCAAACTGGCACCTGAGAAGGCGATATTTATCTTCGTCGACGAGGTCTTACCGCCGACAGCGGCACTGATGAGCGCTATATATGAGGAGCACAA GGACGAAGACAACTTCCTTTACGTCAGCTACTCCGGCGAAAACACTTTCGGTTCTGAAAGTTGGACCTCGGAGATATGA
- a CDS encoding uncharacterized protein (BUSCO:EOG0926477X) — protein MRRGVGLAAFDRHEQSKRSFAELSTQLSESQVQHLHSQLAQFRTALAHFATNHRDSIRKDPNFRHAFQQMCSSIGVDPLAGPKKGGWWAEMFNLGDWQYELGVQIVDICVSTRERNGGMIVMEEVIRMIVKLRGVSDAEITEEDIVRSIKTLEPLGAGYQVIDVGGKKMIRSVPKELDTDQVLVLVTARERGGRVVEEMLVHGHQWTRERAHAALENMLLRDGLCWVDEQDETYGRAYWIPSTMEWD, from the coding sequence ATGCGAAGAGGTGTCGGTTTAGCTGCTTTTGATCGACATGAACAATCCAAACGTTCTTTCGCTGAGTTATCCACGCAACTATCTGAAAGTCAAGTCCAGCATCTCCATTCCCAACTTGCTCAATTCCGAACTGCTCTAGCTCATTTCGCTACCAATCATCGAGACTCGATACGCAAAGACCCGAATTTCAGGCATGCATTCCAACAAATGTGCTCATCCATCGGAGTCGATCCTCTTGCAGGTCCAaaaaagggaggatggtgggCAGAAATGTTCAATCTTGGAGACTGGCAGTATGAATTGGGTGTGCAAATCGTGGATATTTGTGTGTCCACGAGGGAAAGGAACGGAGGTATGATTGTGATGGAAGAggtgataagaatgattgtaAAGCTGCGAGGCGTGAGTGACGCAGAGATTACAGAGGAGGATATAGTGCGAAGCATCAAGACGTTGGAACCTCTCGGTGCAGGTTATCAAGTGATCGATGTTGGCGGGAAAAAGATGATAAGGAGCGTTCCGAAAGAGCTGGATACAGATCAGGTCCTGGTTCTTGTTACCGCTAGAGAGCGAGGAGGCAGAGTCGTAGAAGAGATGTTGGTGCACGGACATCAATGGACTCGAGAACGGGCTCATGCTGCCCTTGAGAACATGCTTCTTCGGGACGGATTATGTTGGGTTGACGAGCAGGATGAAACTTATGGGCGAGCTTATTGGATCCCCTCCACTATGGAGTGGGATTGA
- a CDS encoding uncharacterized protein (BUSCO:EOG09263CUU): MATLPTKRSATNVLPLPEGTPSFIITPGQKSYKHQYSNIYYARLTQTKHHVEERAKKRWKDLDGNPVLVPRVLEVTKGKLCYIIGTVYMDMPLKPNVIEDIARDRSIPPPPPAEKFYSPDDKVMLEDESGRIPLVGDCVEKAKLVTGVILGALGMETPNSEFEVIDICYAGITPSSMKEESPEDVDDSRSGALDEWLAAISGLEVGSQSSSDALIHLLVEYLTGEECAKRHSVPPSQISRLIVVGNSLTPLVINSKGEANVEQVPDKKSRHDPTSFSTHPIFTLSAHLLDIGRVMPIHLLPGENDPSGVIMPQQPLPRGMFGAVATLSSFSCESNPTYLRIGTKDVTRTLLINSGQPLNDMFKYVSCPPHTRLSLLESTLIWRHMAPTAPDTLWCHPYIGWDPFIIKETPDIYIVGGQERLFTKMVVEAETKVRRCRIIGVPHFAKTGLLALVNLRTLEVRKIRFGAEGKKYKVEGGGSNMEAEPSINF; the protein is encoded by the exons ATGGCGACCCT GCCAACGAAAAGATCCGCCACCAACGTTCTACCGCTACCAGAGGGTACACCATCCTTTATAATTACTCCCGGTCAAAAATCCTATAAACATCAATACTCAAATATCTATTACGCCCGCCTTACTCAAACAAAACATCATGTAGAGGAAAGAGCAAAGAAACGGTGGAAGGACCTCGATG GTAACCCAGTTTTGGTACCACGCGTCCTTGAGGTAACAAAAGGGAAATTGTGCTATATCATTGGAACGGTATACATGGATATGCCATTGAAACCCAATGTCATTGAAGACATTGCGCGGGAT CGATCCATACCACCACCCCCACCAGCTGAAAAATTCTACTCCCCCGACGACAAAGTAATGTTGGAAGACGAATCCGGTCGAATACCACTCGTCGGTGATTGCGTCGAGAAAGCAAAGCTTGTAACAGGGGTCATTCTCGGTGCGCTTGGTATGGAGACCCCAAACAGCGAGTTTGAGGTCATTGACATTTGTTATGCTGGTATCACCCCATCTTCGATGAAGGAGGAATCACCCGAGGATGTTGACG ACTCGAGAAGCGGGGCTTTGGATGAATGGCTAGCAGCCATCTCTGGCCTGGAAGTCGGCTCGCAATCTTCATCTGATGCACTTATTCATCTATTGGTCGAGTATCTCACCGGAGAGGAATGTGCCAAACGACATTCGGTGCCCCCAAGTCAAATCTCGCGTCTCATAGTAGTAGGAAATTCATTAACGCCCCTCGTCATCAATAGCAAAGGAGAAGCAAATGTAGAGCAAGTGCCTGACAAAAAATCG CGACACGATCCGACTAGCTTCTCCACACACCCAATATTCACCCTTTCCGCCCATCTATTGGATATTGGCCGAGTAATGCCCATTCATTTGTTGCCAGGCGAGAATGATCCCTCCGGAGTGATCATGCCACAGCAACCACTACCAAGAGGAATGTTCGGCGCTGTCGCCACCTTATCGTCCTTCTCCTGCGAGTCGAACCCTACATATCTGCGGATTGGCACCAAAGATGTGACGAGAACCCTCCTCATCAACTCCGGACAGCCCTTGAACGACATGTTCAAATATGTGTCCTGTCCTCCCCATACCCGTCTTTCTTTGCTTGAATCTACACTCATCTGGAGACATATGGCCCCTACGGCACCAGATACGTTATGGTGTCACCCTTACATCGGGTGGGATCCATTCATTATCAAGGAAACTCCTGATATCTACATTGTTGGAGGCCAGGAAAGATTATTTACCAAGATGGTCGTTGAAGCAGAAACGAAAGTGAGACGGTGTCGAATCATCGGCGTTCCTCACTTCGCCAAGACAGGTCTACTGGCTCTGGTTAATTTGCGGACTTTGGAGGTAAGGAAGATTAGATTTGGTGCAGAGGGTAAAAAATACAAGGTTGAAGGTGGGGGTTCTAACATGGAGGCAGAGCCATCAATTAATTTTTAG